In the Campylobacter showae genome, one interval contains:
- a CDS encoding ribonuclease J, with amino-acid sequence MNDKNEEKAVVSQGKSNKKRRFRPRNKNKQENLDQHAQNGEQKSSQSVIDNFFLEPFDGGEQHAKNGEHTNANKQNGKKNRSKNGKQNSQNGVQGENKNANKQAANAENQTAEAKPKKQRKPKKNLPAKLNGNEQWQQDIASAMEANKAVHELRLEPMKYLNSTDHRIRVTPLGGLGEIGGNMTVFETDTSAIIVDIGMSFPSESMHGVDILIPDFDYVRKIKDKIKGVVITHAHEDHIGAVPYFYKEFKFPIYATPLPLGMINNKFEEHGLKQERSLFRSVEKRKPYLIGDFEVEWIHITHSIIDASALAITTKAGTIIHTGDFKIDHTPIDGYPTDLGRLAYYGERGVLCLMSDSTNSYREGFTKSESSVGKTFDAIFSKAKGRVIMSTFSSNIHRVYQAIDWGLKYNRKVCVIGRSMERNLYTAMELGYIKLDKKIFIDTNEVGKFKDNEVLIVTTGSQGETMSALYRMATDEHKYIKIKPTDQIIISSKAIPGNEGSVSTVLNFLIKSGASVAYQDFSEIHVSGHAAQEEQKLMLRLIKPKFFLPVHGEYNHIAKHKETAVACGVDERNIYLMSDGDQIEICQKYMKRAKTVKTGKVFIDNQINKQISDDVVIDRQNLAEAGVVMIIAQISRHGAKLINKPRVISYGLVGDKQDGEFRKEMEGVLEQYLGNVKEELLKDGRMLEGQVRQVIRKHIFRKVKKYPTIVPIIYLM; translated from the coding sequence ATGAACGACAAGAACGAAGAAAAAGCGGTGGTTTCTCAGGGCAAGAGCAATAAAAAACGCAGATTTCGCCCGAGAAATAAAAATAAACAAGAAAATTTAGATCAACACGCGCAAAACGGTGAGCAAAAATCTAGCCAAAGCGTGATAGATAATTTCTTTTTAGAGCCTTTTGACGGCGGCGAACAGCATGCCAAAAACGGCGAACATACTAACGCTAACAAACAAAACGGCAAAAAAAATCGCAGTAAAAACGGCAAACAAAACTCCCAAAACGGCGTGCAAGGCGAAAATAAAAACGCTAACAAGCAAGCCGCTAACGCTGAAAATCAAACAGCAGAAGCTAAGCCTAAAAAACAGAGAAAACCTAAGAAAAATTTACCCGCCAAGCTAAACGGAAACGAGCAGTGGCAGCAAGATATAGCTAGCGCGATGGAGGCGAACAAAGCCGTCCATGAACTACGCCTCGAGCCGATGAAATACCTAAATTCGACCGATCACAGGATCCGCGTCACGCCTCTTGGCGGGCTGGGCGAGATCGGCGGAAATATGACGGTATTTGAGACCGACACGAGCGCGATCATCGTGGATATTGGTATGAGCTTTCCTAGCGAGAGCATGCACGGCGTGGATATCCTGATCCCCGACTTTGACTACGTACGCAAGATAAAAGATAAGATAAAAGGCGTCGTCATCACTCACGCACACGAGGATCACATCGGCGCGGTGCCCTACTTTTATAAAGAGTTTAAATTTCCGATTTACGCCACGCCTTTGCCGCTCGGTATGATAAATAACAAATTTGAAGAGCACGGGCTAAAGCAGGAGCGTTCGCTTTTCCGCTCGGTCGAAAAGCGCAAGCCGTATCTGATAGGGGATTTTGAGGTCGAGTGGATACATATCACCCACTCTATCATCGACGCTAGCGCGCTAGCCATCACGACAAAGGCAGGCACTATCATCCACACTGGCGACTTTAAGATCGACCATACGCCGATCGACGGCTACCCGACAGACCTTGGCAGGCTCGCATACTACGGCGAGCGCGGCGTACTGTGCCTGATGAGCGACAGCACAAACAGCTACCGCGAGGGATTTACAAAAAGCGAAAGCAGCGTAGGCAAGACCTTTGACGCGATTTTCTCAAAAGCTAAAGGCCGCGTGATAATGAGCACGTTTAGCTCCAACATCCACCGTGTCTATCAGGCGATCGACTGGGGACTAAAATACAACCGCAAGGTATGCGTCATCGGCCGCAGCATGGAGCGCAACCTCTACACGGCGATGGAGCTTGGCTATATCAAGCTTGATAAGAAAATTTTCATCGACACTAACGAAGTCGGCAAATTTAAAGATAACGAAGTGCTGATCGTCACCACCGGCTCTCAGGGCGAGACGATGAGCGCGCTATACCGCATGGCTACCGATGAGCACAAATACATCAAAATAAAGCCGACCGATCAGATCATCATCAGCTCAAAGGCGATACCTGGTAACGAAGGCAGCGTCTCTACGGTGCTAAATTTCCTCATCAAATCAGGCGCTAGCGTCGCGTATCAGGACTTTAGCGAGATACACGTGAGCGGTCACGCAGCACAAGAGGAACAAAAGCTGATGCTACGCCTAATAAAGCCTAAATTTTTCCTTCCCGTCCACGGCGAGTACAACCACATCGCAAAGCATAAAGAAACGGCCGTAGCCTGCGGCGTGGATGAGCGAAATATCTACCTGATGAGCGACGGCGATCAGATAGAAATTTGCCAAAAATACATGAAGCGCGCCAAGACGGTAAAAACGGGCAAGGTATTTATCGATAACCAAATCAACAAGCAAATTTCAGACGACGTCGTGATCGATAGGCAAAATTTGGCAGAAGCGGGCGTTGTGATGATCATCGCGCAAATTTCCCGCCACGGCGCTAAGCTTATAAACAAACCTCGCGTCATCAGCTACGGACTCGTGGGCGATAAGCAAGACGGCGAGTTTAGAAAAGAGATGGAGGGCGTGCTGGAGCAGTATCTAGGCAACGTCAAAGAGGAGCTTTTAAAAGACGGTAGGATGCTCGAGGGGCAGGTGCGCCAGGTCATCCGTAAACATATCTTTAGAAAAGTCAAAAAATACCCGACCATCGTGCCGATCATATACCTGATGTAA
- the rlmN gene encoding 23S rRNA (adenine(2503)-C(2))-methyltransferase RlmN, with amino-acid sequence MKNLLDFTLDELKEQLSPPFRAKQIFEWLYKKNAMSFDEMLNLPKDLRSNLAQEFYLDPLKCVKFEQSNDGSIKYLFELKDGLRIESVLLPMKEELSDENGEIARHARYTICVSSQVGCRMGCSFCLTGKSGLTRNLTPGEIVGQILWIKRENKIPYERRVNVVYMGMGEPLDNLENVSKAIKILKENDGLAIAPRRQTVSTSGLGSQIKKLGEMDLGVLLAISLHAVTNELRSKLMPINNAYKIESVMEAVRGFPIDMRKRVMFEYLVIKDMNDGIKDAKKLISLLHGIKAKVNLIYFNPHEGSEYGRPNTADMEAFQTYLRDHGVTCTIRQSKGLDISAACGQLKERDNQTSGKTIAKTAK; translated from the coding sequence TTGAAAAATTTGCTTGATTTTACATTAGACGAGCTAAAAGAACAGCTCTCGCCGCCATTTCGCGCGAAGCAAATTTTCGAGTGGCTATACAAAAAAAACGCGATGAGTTTTGACGAGATGCTAAATTTGCCAAAAGATCTGCGCTCAAATTTGGCGCAGGAGTTTTACCTTGATCCGCTAAAATGCGTTAAATTTGAGCAGAGCAACGACGGCTCGATCAAATATCTTTTCGAGCTCAAAGACGGACTACGGATAGAAAGCGTACTACTGCCGATGAAAGAGGAGCTCAGCGATGAAAACGGCGAGATAGCGCGTCACGCTCGTTATACGATCTGCGTTAGTTCGCAGGTAGGCTGCCGTATGGGCTGTTCGTTTTGCCTAACGGGCAAGAGCGGACTAACTAGAAACCTAACGCCGGGTGAAATAGTGGGGCAAATTTTGTGGATAAAAAGAGAAAATAAAATCCCATACGAACGCCGCGTAAACGTCGTATATATGGGTATGGGCGAGCCGCTAGATAACCTAGAAAACGTTAGTAAGGCTATAAAAATTTTAAAAGAAAACGACGGCTTAGCTATCGCGCCGCGCCGCCAAACAGTTAGTACGAGCGGATTAGGTAGCCAGATAAAAAAGCTCGGTGAGATGGATCTGGGCGTGCTGTTAGCGATATCTTTGCACGCCGTTACTAACGAGCTTCGCAGCAAACTGATGCCGATAAATAACGCCTACAAAATCGAGTCCGTTATGGAGGCTGTGAGGGGCTTTCCGATAGATATGCGCAAGCGAGTGATGTTTGAATATCTCGTCATAAAAGACATGAATGACGGTATAAAAGACGCTAAAAAGCTCATTTCGCTGCTGCACGGCATCAAGGCGAAGGTAAATTTGATCTACTTTAATCCGCACGAAGGCAGCGAATACGGACGCCCGAACACGGCCGATATGGAGGCATTTCAGACGTACCTACGCGATCACGGCGTGACCTGCACCATCAGGCAAAGCAAGGGCCTTGACATCAGCGCGGCGTGCGGTCAGCTAAAAGAGCGCGACAATCAAACAAGCGGCAAAACGATAGCCAAGACGGCAAAATGA
- the rsmA gene encoding 16S rRNA (adenine(1518)-N(6)/adenine(1519)-N(6))-dimethyltransferase RsmA: protein MENIKAKKCFGQNFLHDEATLNKIIQAIPKDTQNIVEIGPGLGDLTFRILRICDVTSYEIDTELFALLQKKFANEIQNGRLKLFCKDALDQWSEDGLSDEPYFLAANLPYYVATKMILNAIEDEKCRGLVVMIQKEVALKFSAKSGDRDFSSLAILASLQGGCELLFDVDASCFNPPPKVTSSVIKLQKSKNLIGETGVFESKFEYEKFKTYLKIAFSAPRKTLMKNLSSSYKKPEIERIFSLLNLSANIRPHELNVDLYLEVFKNLKEDNERQERRKSGGFSGQEQ, encoded by the coding sequence ATGGAAAATATTAAAGCAAAAAAATGCTTCGGGCAAAATTTTTTACACGACGAAGCGACGCTAAACAAAATCATCCAAGCGATTCCCAAAGATACGCAAAATATCGTTGAAATTGGGCCTGGCTTAGGTGATTTGACATTTAGAATTTTGCGGATTTGCGACGTAACTAGCTATGAGATAGATACCGAGCTTTTTGCGCTGCTACAGAAAAAATTCGCAAACGAAATTCAAAACGGACGATTGAAACTTTTTTGCAAAGACGCGCTGGATCAATGGAGCGAAGACGGCCTAAGCGATGAGCCGTATTTTTTAGCGGCAAACCTGCCCTACTACGTCGCTACGAAGATGATCTTAAATGCGATCGAAGACGAGAAATGTCGCGGCCTGGTCGTGATGATACAAAAGGAAGTCGCGCTCAAATTTAGCGCAAAAAGCGGCGATAGAGATTTTAGCTCTTTGGCGATTTTAGCCTCGCTTCAAGGCGGCTGTGAGCTGCTTTTTGACGTGGATGCGAGCTGCTTTAACCCGCCGCCGAAGGTGACTTCTTCGGTTATAAAACTGCAAAAAAGTAAAAATTTAATAGGCGAAACCGGAGTATTTGAGAGTAAATTTGAATACGAAAAATTTAAAACTTACCTCAAAATCGCCTTTAGCGCGCCTAGAAAAACGCTAATGAAAAATTTGAGTTCAAGCTATAAAAAGCCTGAAATAGAGCGAATTTTTAGTCTGCTAAATTTGAGCGCAAATATCCGTCCGCACGAACTAAATGTCGATCTTTATCTAGAAGTATTTAAAAATTTAAAGGAAGATAATGAACGACAAGAACGAAGAAAAAGCGGTGGTTTCTCAGGGCAAGAGCAATAA
- a CDS encoding purine-nucleoside phosphorylase — translation MIISAGRNEIFPFALPMGVGLVDMSINLTALLQKRAMIDGCGRYEQILTANGQLDERLNLIDSPILQSAKSSQNPDKILNALPSEIIFIGSAGLYNEGEVFEIYESSAAANIEISSLENKSYSPIEAEIASVVPRGTCKVNSSNFITIDQNLAHKLFDRGYLLENMEFFAVLKVAQKFQIPAYGIFVATNFCDKNAHADFIKNHEQAKKELEKYLKQKEII, via the coding sequence GTGATTATTTCAGCGGGACGAAACGAGATTTTTCCATTTGCGCTACCAATGGGCGTAGGGCTCGTGGATATGAGCATAAATTTGACGGCGCTTTTGCAAAAGCGAGCTATGATTGATGGTTGCGGTAGATATGAGCAAATTTTGACGGCTAATGGGCAGCTTGACGAGAGGCTAAATTTGATTGATTCGCCTATTTTGCAAAGCGCGAAATCTTCACAAAATCCGGATAAAATTTTAAACGCACTACCGAGTGAGATTATTTTTATAGGCTCGGCAGGCCTCTACAATGAAGGTGAAGTTTTTGAAATTTACGAGAGCTCGGCCGCGGCAAACATCGAAATTTCAAGCCTAGAAAACAAGAGCTATTCGCCGATAGAGGCCGAAATCGCTTCTGTTGTTCCACGTGGAACATGCAAGGTAAATTCTTCAAATTTTATCACGATCGACCAAAATTTGGCTCATAAGCTTTTCGATCGCGGATATCTTTTAGAAAATATGGAATTTTTTGCCGTTCTTAAAGTCGCGCAAAAATTTCAAATCCCCGCTTACGGCATATTCGTAGCGACGAATTTTTGCGATAAAAACGCACATGCCGATTTTATAAAAAACCACGAGCAGGCCAAAAAAGAGCTCGAAAAATACCTAAAACAAAAGGAAATCATTTGA
- the hisF gene encoding imidazole glycerol phosphate synthase subunit HisF, translating to MNHFAKRIIPCLDVKDGRVVKGVNFVGLVDAGDPVKIAKRYNEEGADELCFLDITASHLKCDTIVDVVERVARELFIPLTVGGGIRTIDDISRLLNVGCDKISLNSAAIKNPNLIDEAANKFGSQCVVVAIDAKRTGEGYSVFINGGRLDTGKDALAWAKEAQERGAGEILLTSMDCDGVKNGFELNLTRIFSELDIPVIASGGAGKMEHFKDAFLAGADACLAASIFHFREIEIKALKTYLREQGIEVRL from the coding sequence ATGAATCATTTTGCAAAACGCATAATCCCATGCCTAGACGTCAAAGACGGACGGGTGGTAAAGGGCGTAAATTTCGTAGGTCTCGTGGATGCGGGCGATCCGGTCAAGATAGCCAAACGCTACAACGAGGAGGGTGCGGACGAGCTGTGCTTCCTCGATATCACGGCGTCGCACCTTAAGTGCGATACGATCGTGGATGTCGTAGAGCGTGTCGCGCGCGAGCTTTTTATCCCGCTAACCGTGGGCGGCGGCATACGCACGATTGACGATATCTCGCGCCTACTAAACGTCGGCTGCGACAAAATAAGCCTAAACTCGGCCGCGATCAAAAATCCGAATTTGATAGACGAAGCGGCGAACAAATTCGGCTCGCAGTGTGTCGTAGTCGCAATCGACGCGAAGAGGACGGGCGAGGGCTATAGCGTGTTTATAAACGGCGGCAGGCTAGATACCGGCAAAGATGCGCTTGCTTGGGCGAAAGAGGCGCAGGAGCGCGGTGCAGGCGAAATTTTACTCACGTCGATGGATTGCGACGGCGTTAAAAACGGATTTGAGTTAAATTTGACGCGAATTTTTAGCGAGCTTGACATCCCCGTCATCGCAAGCGGCGGCGCGGGCAAAATGGAGCACTTTAAGGACGCATTTTTAGCGGGTGCGGACGCGTGCTTGGCGGCCTCCATTTTTCACTTTAGAGAGATTGAAATCAAGGCACTTAAGACGTATTTGCGAGAGCAAGGTATCGAGGTTAGGCTGTGA